TTCTCGATTGTTTTTGTTGAAAGTTTTGAATCTTTTTTGTTGCTAATGATTTCTTCTATTTTGTTCTTCGCTAAAGATGAACTTCTTAGAACAGAAGAGAGAGTAGAACGAAATTTATGTACATCATTGGTTCTTTCTAATCTTAGATTTGATCTCCTGTCTAATCAATATGAAATTGGATTAGAAGAACTAGATCTTGAATATCGAAACCGAAtcagaaaaaaaacctaaaaacaattaTTTATTGAAACAAGAGAGCAGCTCCATTTTagatgaaactaaaaataaatctacGATTCATTTCATTTTATTGATACGAAAGTTTGAGAGTATCATATCAATGACATACCGATGCTCTTCCTCGTCAGCGTCATCATAATCCTGTATAACCTTTATAAATTCCTCACTTATTTTTATGTACTTCTCCAAATCTGATTTATTATTCAAAATCTTGGCTGCTTCACTACATTTTTCACTCAGATCAGTAAAAGCTTTTTCAGCTTCTGACGACCGAAACTTTAGTTGTTTTAGACGACGATCTTCCTCGCCTGATATTTTATCATATGTGTTTGATGGCTTTTTAGGCACACTAGCATCGCCAGTAGTCTCGGTGTCAACTTCAGCAAGCTATGCAATTTTTGAGATATCTTTGTGCTCCATTTGAGTGATTTTCTTTGAATAGTTTTCCTGTTCTGTTGTGAAATACTAAAATCATCATCATATTCACAAAGCATACATAGAGTagttatagaaaataaaaaacatatacAAATACACAGAGAAAAGCAGATTGGAATAGGATGTGAGTTAATCATACACGCGGATATACATAATCAACACAAAGTTAACCACCGAAAAAGCATATGTGTAAACTTAGGGCAAAACGAAAATAacgtactccctccgttcctattTAATAGGCCGGTTTGGGATAGCGGGAAGATTAAGGTTTTTAATAAAACCAATCAGTTCCGCAGTTATTTcgtgttttttccttttttgcccTCTCTCCGAATAAATTCCTCTCTCCGAAAATGAAACTGAGAAAATAATTTTGCAAATTCAAAATTCGAAAGCTAATCACCCCATCAATAATTTTCCATGGATTTTAATTTGCTCATGTTTTTAATCTAGGATTTTCACCCAATTCAAATCTGTTATCAGAtatcttattcttcttcatctccttcttTTGGTCGTTTTACTTCCTCCTGCTGGTTTTCACCCAATTCAAATATGTTCAATTGATTGGTTAGATTGAGGTTTATCAAGAGCTTGGGTTGGTATTAAAGAAAGTTTGTGTTTAAAATTCTCATTCGGGACTTTCTTCAAACAACTTGTGGGCGTAAAATTCTCAATCGAGTTACAAATTTAACAACAACCCATTCTTAACCTCTTCAAATAAAACTCAAAAAAACCTTTTAATTCTCTGTACATAATCACCAAATCGATGGCAGCAAATCATGTTTTCTGGTTTGAATCTCGAATGGAATCACCACCAACTCGCACCCAAATCTTCCATCACTTGTCGTTTTAAAACTGTCCAGACCCTAATCACGACCTACTGATTTCTTCCGATCCGATTTGTTCATCAACGAAAAGCAGCAACGAATTTTAAAAAAATTCTGTATCAATGGCACCAACGCCATCAGTTTTTTCATCGGTTTTATCTAAAATAAACAAAACcgtaaaattttgtttttatgaAAGTTAAAACTGTAAAAGTGAAACCTAGTACTTTCCCAATTAAAAAATCAACCTATTTTTTTTGAAACGCCtattttaggaaaccagcctattttttagGAATCGAGAGAGTTTAATAATACATAGGATTGAATCAGAGCTGAAACTGGAATGGATTTATGAAATTACAAGTACCGATACGAAATTGACTTCAAGGATTCACATTCAgccgaacaagaagaagaaaataccTTTCGCGAGTTCAAGCGGCAACTtttttcttctctccttctctctCTGTCTTTCTGGTAGTACTGTGCACTGCGTTACCTCATGGCTCATACGTTATTTGGGTATTACAGTCACTACCGGGAAACCATATCGGGCACCCACTAAATCTGCTAAAGAAGTCTACAGGACCAGCGGTGATTAAGCCCAAGTCTTTCCATTATGATTTTTTCAGCAATGGCAGCATCAGGAGCTCCTCCTACTTCAATCTATGCATGGAAATCAAACCAGTCATACTGTTATACTGGAATTTCCTCAGTACCTACTCATCctcagaagaagcagaagaagagaaggatagataatgtttttttcttctttttcttttagacaTTTTCGCGAACACTATACACTTTATTTCTTTATTAAAGAATCACAAATACTTTGTTTTTTTTAGGTGTGATTATTTTGATCTTTCAAAAGAATTGGTTCCTTATGAAAAAGCATGGTCATGGCAAAAATTAATAGTTAAGAAAAGACaagttttgattgaaaaaaatgaagatttCGCCGATACATTACTTATACTTCAACATCATCCTGTTTATACATTGGGTACATCTAGTTCTGAGGAATATTTGAAATTTGATATAAAGGATGCTCCTTATGATATTTATCGGACTGAACGTGGCGGCGAGGTTACTTATCATGGACCTGGTCAGGTGCTCATTTCACTGCCCTCGCActtattctacatgttacatatcTCAGTATATTCtctgtttagtttttagttcaCATCTACTGTTAGAGCTAAATATTCAAATAACAATTACAGAATTTTAGCCTGTTTTTGACAATTCGGCTTAATTAAAACACCGAGTCATTGATTCTAGCATCATTATTACCTGCTTCCTTGTGGGAAACTTGGTTCACTATTTTGTGTTTTGTATACGATCAATGTGAGTTATCTCTTTAGTTGGTCAGTATTTGCTCTTGGCTTGCTTGATGCTCAACTTAGATAAACAGTGGAAATATCCAATATAATTTAGCAAAGTGTTGTGTTTTGTCTACTGAAAAGATAAACTGTTTGACTACCAACAACCAATGTTTAGTTAACATTTGTAGATGTGACATATCATTTTCAATAGAATTTATGATTGATGCTTGAATTATCAAGTCCTCAATTAGTTTAGTTTTTGTGGGCTATCTTTGAGTTCTATGTCACATTATCAGCTGCATTTGTTACCATTTAGTAATTTAATTGACAATGAACTTAGGAAATATCCTATTTAATCTTCGTCAAGAAGAATGAAATCAGTATGAGCTTAGTTTGCTTACATCTAAGATTAAATTTTCATTTATCTCTTGTTCAATTGGTGCTAGCACACTGCGCTGTTTATTTCCTGATCTTTTTGCCCCCAATTATGATTTTGCTTAAGTTGAGCAAAAATTTAGTCTTTCACCATGGTCGTAATGTCGTGGTCAACCACTTAAACCTGTATGCTTGACTTTATCTCTAATATCTTTGTTTATCCATAATAGCTTGTTATGTACCCTATTATCAATCTTCGGTACCATAAAACGGATCTCCATTGGTACCTAAGGGCACTTGAGGAGGTGGTCATACGAGTACTATCCTCAGCGTTCTCTATTAAGGGTTCTCGAGTTGAGGGTTTAACTGGCACTTGGATTGTAAGCCTTCTCATTCCTTGGTGTTCTTTTCGATTCCATTACACTTTCTCGTGGTTCTCTGCTATTTAAACTTTTCTTAGGATGATATTACGTTGTGCTGCACCAAACTGAATGTTTGGGATCAAATAGTTGGATCAGCTCTGTGGTTATTGATGTATGAAATTTTCTAGCCCCCCATGGGGAAGAATATTCTGATACTGTTATACTTCATCTTTAGGAAGTCAGAAGCTTGCTGCCATAGGTATTCGAGTCTCTCGCTGGATTACATATCATGGTCTAGCACTTAACGTTTCCACAGACCTTGGTCCTTTTCAGCAGATAGTCCCATGCGGCATACAGGGTCGTCAGGTTGGAAGCGTTAAGTCACTTCTGGAGGAATCAGTATCACCCTCCATGGAAGGCGGTGTTGGAGACAACCTTCTCTTGAATGCTTGTGAACTTTTGGATGCTGCTTATGATTCCTTACTTGCagaattctcagaagttttcgaGCTTTGCCTCCACCCTAGACCTGTCTCTGACTTGGACCTTCTGAAGGAAAAGTGTTAAGCTCACCAAATTAGAAGAGATCGTATACTTCTAATTTCTTGTAATGCAGCATATTCTAGCTTTCTGCTGCAGGTGCATTCTGGTCCTGCCTAGCTAGATTTGAGAAGAATCACAGCAAATGTGAAGACATTTCAAGATAACTGCATACATTGCCATTAACATCGCTTGTGAAGATTGTCAAGCAAGAAATTTTGATTTGAGAAACAAATAATTACCAAGTCATAGTAAGCAATTTAATACCCACTAATTGAAGATGATTAGTCACAATTAGTGGTTCGATGTTCTCCTCAGTCTTACGGTTTAGGTGTTATACTTAATTAAAGCAGTTTTAGACTTCTAGGGTGGTGAAAAGTGTGACTTCTTGATGGGTTGTAGTTTTCTACCATACTGTGTATAAGTCAGACTGTAAATGATTCATGATATTCATGGGGCATGGTGCAGATTTTCTGATGGTGCTTGATTCCACTGAATGTATCCGAATGCTTGTGGTGAAAGTTTGTTTCTAAATGGTAAATTCGCGATCTTGAGTACTGCATACAGGAATGAATTTTTATTAAGTTCCCGGCTCTGGTTTGATCCATAAACAGCAAAGCCTTGGACCCTTGGTATCATGATTTGTCAAGATCAGGCTGTGTTGAATGTTCTTGGATCACGTGACTCAATGTGGAAAATAGAAAAGATAATTCACATTCTGGAACTGATATTTGCTCAAACCTATAATGATAGTCACTCTTCATGTCATGTGAAATGTTTGTCTCTCTGGTAAACAGATATGATGCATCATCATGGAATTAAAATTCACTAAAGAGTACCATCAACTATTATAAACTGGTGACTAAAATGATTGCAACAACCCGGAAATTTATGAAGTAACAATACTCATAGTAGTATAGTACAGAAGAGATGGAGAGATATCTAGGAGCTGGATTGTCGATGATGCCTACTTCTCCTAGTTTCTACAACAGTTGGCTCATGTGAATCACAAACTTGGGTCTTGAATTTACACCCAAATTTCTTAGTCATTGAACTTCTCCATCCTCCTCCTCCACTACCACCGCTCTTCTCAATCTTCTGTATTGTCCTCTTCATGCTGCTGCATTCCCTCTCAAGTTCTTGCACTCTTGATCTCATGCTATCCATATCCAACCTCAATACTTGATTCTCTCTCACCGCTACTCTCCAtgtattattattttgtgctcCAGCTACGACTGAGGCCCCTCCTCTTCCACCAtttccttcctcttcttcttctttgtcgtcTTCATTTGGGTCTTCCTCATTGTGCTGCTGATAACTCTGACGTTGTAGTTGCAAAAGGGAGTGACGAGCAGGCTCATCATCCTGCTGAGGTACTTGTGATCCTCCAATATTCAACTCAGTTGCCAAAAGGGATCCGGCAATTGCTTGACGAAGCTGAAGCTGCTCGAAAAAAAGAACCTGCACTACCGCCCTTAACGGAAGTCGCTCATTTTGCGCAGCATGGGTACATGCCTCTAGTGTCAGCTTCTGGCAATCCAGGACTCCAGAAATCTTTTCTCTTTCTTCGTCAGTTACAGATGGATGTGCCTATACACAAATATAATCATCAAAAGCAAAATTAAAAAGCATTTCAATGATAATGGGTACCCATGACTTATGCATTGGTATTACTAATAAATTGTTTAGATTCAAACACCCAAATATTCCTTTAACACATTCATTGTTGAATTTAAACTTTTAGATTTGTTTAAGTACTCCTTTAAAGCATAGTACTTCGAACATAATTAAAGTTTGAAAGATAACTTTGCAGTTCCTAAATATATGAATATTCATACAAAAGATAAAAAGAATAGGtgtaaaaagaaacaaacaacTATTCTTGAATCTCTGATTCTTGATTAGACTTTAAAGCTTAAGCCCTATTGATATCAAAAGTGTTCTAATCTGCAATGAATCATGACTTAAACAAAAAGGTAAAAGAATTTGTGAACAATTTtaagaatgaataaagagaaaaactTACCTTAAGGTAAACATCAATGGCTCTGTAAAGACCATCATCGAATAATCTTGCACGATCAGGAAGAGCCATAGCAAGATCAATGAACTTATCCGGTTTCAAGTTTGCATCCGTAGCGATTTCCGACAAGTATCCATCGATTAATTTTCCGACTAACATTACTGGACTCAATGTTGGAGATGCATTACCAACATTATCATCACCACCAAGGCCACTTTCACTTTCAATTTCCTCTTCTAAATCATCAATAAAGCACCTTAAAATTCTATCAACACAATCGACATCATAAAGTGTTTCAATCAGATATGAATAACTCGGAATCAAAAGATCGTCCAATGTTGCTTGTTCAAGCTGCGACgcgattttcttctctaaagtaGTTCGACAACTTTCTGAAGCACTCAATATATAAGCTGTTCGTAATAACCCGAATAAAAACCTTGTCATTGCTGAAGATCCTGATGAACTTTTCTCTACTGGCAGAAACGTAACTATAGTCTCTAAGAGTTGCTTCTGTTCTGTCTCTGAAGCAATCGATGAACTTGTTGCTTGTTTCCTGCTCGAACGAGATAATCCTGGAATGCATTTCTTGGCGTAAGATATTAAAGACTTCTCGATAATATCCGAACTTAGATCTCGAGATTTCATAGCTGATATAAGTTTCTGGTACAATGGTAAACTTAAACAACCTAACTCTTCAATCCAAGAATCTGCCTTCATAACTCTATTGTTCGTGTTGGGTGTTGAGTTCACTCCTGTCTGAATTCCACTCCATAAAATCTGATTCTGACTTGAAACATGACGAGATTCATGATTTTGTATGAGCGGCCAGCCGAATAACGAGGATGGATCAATCAAAGAAGCTTTCTCAGCAATGGAATCAATACATCTATCACCAATCTGATTATGAATTTCCTCCATTGTTGTTAATTTCTCACATGATTTCAATGTTTTCAAACATTCTTTGATGTTTTTATGATTAAGAACTGTTTCGGTTAAGAATCTGTCTGTTTTAGAAATTAAGTTATTTTGTGAATACTCTTCTGTCATTTCTAAATATTCACCTGCGCAATGAAGTAAAGCAACATTTGATGATGTAATGTCAATCTTCACTCCGTAACAGAATTTTGCTGCGATTTCGAATGTTTCTGAACCTCCTGGAAATTCAGATAGTGAAATTTGATGCATTTCTTGTTCCatgatttcttcatcttcttcttctttttcgtcTTCTGTAACTGAACTTTTTCTTTGTTTACTAGTGCTGTTGTTGTTTGTTTCTTGCTCAGTGATCAGTAAATGAAGTTTCCTACTTTTAGACATCAGTGGGAACTATAACAAACAAAACATTGACAAAAAGTAAAATCAGATTGAAATTCAAAACGAAAATTTCGATTTTGCTTGAGGATTATTGAGTTGTTTACCTTATGGAGATGGAAAGTCATGTCTTCGATTTCGATTACAATGTCGCTTGGTAAACCAGTAGTACAGAacctgcaaaaataaataaacaaaaaaaaactgagaGAGAATAATTTCATTCTGCAAAAAGGAGAGGAAAAGAGAAATGGAAAGCAAAAACCCTACCATGCTTGGCCTTTGGAGGTAGATTTTTTTTCAGAAGCAGTAGCCAttgtttgattttgaaataaaccctaatgaagaaagaagtttTAATGAGAGAAAGAAGAACTCATAAATATGAGCTAAAAAGATCTTGGACACGAGGAAGAGTGTAATTTGATGAAATCAGGTCGGAAATAATTGATATTTGACTTGAGAAAATTGAGTTAAGAGGATGAAGAGTAAAACCAGAGCTGCTCTTTCTTCCTGTCTTCAGGTGAAGAGGATTCTTAAAGTTGAGATCGGACAAATAATAGAGTTTGAACAAACAATGTCCCTATTACTCTTTTGCTCTACTAACTCCAGCTCCAAGCTATAAAGGTGgatagatttttattttctttgtactTTATTGTTTTggatttatatatttttatttttatccaaATTGTTCACTGTGAGATCTAAGAATCTCACTCTCTTCTTTAAAGAAAAggttaaaaataaagaaatatgtAAAACATGAGAGCAACCTCTCTCAAAAAAAAAGTTTCCAACTCTAGAGTGGAGACATCCGCTGATCGCAAGATTGAGAGTTAATCTCCAAATAAAGATAACCGCTGATCGAATTTGTATTTGAAGTTTTGGCACCATGAAATTGGCTTCCGATCTCCTATCATCGAGATTGAGATTGTATGCCATTTTCTTACGTGTAGTCGATGGTCCCAAGTATTAAAAAGATTTTAGAGAGAAGGATAAAGACAAGGGGGAAGGATGTTTTACCTGTTCGTATTAAATTCTTTTTGATATCagatggagttttttttttatttttgttgtactCCTTTGATTGCTTGCCAACCATATTTTTATGATTCAAATTAATATGTTTCATTTTCTTCCTTTACTGTTGTGCTTGTGGGCACCAACTCAAAAGCTTTCAAGGACCCATAATCTCCCACGAGTTCACTCAGACCTCACCAACCGGGGGGAGCATTTCTGATCAAGTCTTCTTAATATATTTATTGCTAGTCATGTTAAATACTGTAGCTAGCTGCCTGCAAGTGCAACCCCATTTCCTTTGTATGCATTCATTTAATGGTTTCGACAGTGGAGGATGGAGCCAAAGAAAACACATGAAGAAGTACATAGTCAATTTTTATGCCTACTGTATGACAAGGACCCATGAATTGATTTTGCAATCTAAATCGGGATCATTAGTCTTTATTCATTTTTGGGGTCTTACTGCTACTGTTGATAGTGGTTAATTAGGTAATAAGATGTGTTTGAAGTCAAGCGGCGGCAAAATCATCAATCATTCAGTAATTCCACCAACTTTACCAATTCTGCATACACTGCAATTGCTTAAAAATTGGGATGCCTTCGAGTTCAAAGTTCAAACTCATATCGCTGCATACATTGTGTGAATAGCAAGGAGTGGTGTAAAGTGTAATTTAGTGGTTTCCCTAAGGATACTGAAATAAAAGCAACTCTGTTTGCAATGGAAGGCAATAAAACCCCTGGTCCAAAAGGCTTCTCTCAAAACTTTTTCCAAGATAATTGGGAAACCATTGGAGAAGACCTaacaaagttggtttaaaatttcttTGAGTCTGGCTACATGCTTAAGGAAATGAATGCAACATTCATAACTCTCATCCCAAAGGTCCAAGGgctttttgataaagtacccctgCACTTCACTTTACACTAAAAAAGTGTCCCCGTGTTTTAAACATTTGTTAAAGTACCATTGCCttgaccgttttattcaaaaaacggTTAACATCAGTTAGCAGCTGTTAATGCTTAGGTGGCAGAGTCAAAATGTCTAGAAAGCCCTTCCTACTGAGTAGAcctgtattttcttgaatcaccgATTTGAGACGTCGAGTCGAGTCAATAGGAAACACGTGGCATCCATCTAACCATGAGCCCACAAAGTGTTAATTTCATACATAGAGATGTTCCAAAATAACATAGATGTTCCAAAATATAGATGTTCAAATAAAAAGACTAAAAAGACACATAATCCTAACTACTGCAAACCACATAACTATACTGGCATTCACTTCTTTGTCTGACTCATCTTCTGTTTATTTGAAGTTGTACAAGCTTTAGCAGGAGCTTTAGATGGTTGAGAGTTCTTAGCTTTAGAAGAAGATGCAGCTGCTGCTTTTCCAACACTAGATGGTTGAGATGATCGTTTTTTCTTAGCTTTAGAAGTAGGTGCAGCAGGTCTGTCAAATGATGTAAAGGTAGCACCATCTACCTGAGTTCTTTGCCTCTTAGCTTTAGGATTTTTGTCAACATCACCACCTTGACATGTGCTTTTGTTATGACCAGTTGATTTACATCTTGAACATGAATATGCCTTTGTAGGTGCTCTAGGCTCATCCCATGCTCTCTTCCTCTTAACTCTAGGCCTTCCTGATTTCCTAATCTTGATAGAAGATTCTAGTTCAATATTCTCATGTTCTTCCAACTAAATAATAAGACACATAATAATAATGAGTAAGAAATTAAAGAGATAGTTGAGAAGTAGCAGATAACTAGAACAAAATGAGAAACACAATTAAAAACATCAATGTTTTCATGTTCTTCCAAATACCTCAGGCCAATATTCTTGAGCAGGAAATGGAAACACAACTGGAGCATATGTTCTCTTGTATGCAGCAACTGTATAATAATGAGAGCAGTACCTGCAAAATTTGAGAAACAACAATGCAGTTGTAATATGAGATACATACATAAGAGTAATGGTTTTGAAATAACAATGCAGTTGTTATGTACTTACCTTGTCCAATCAGGTCTGAATGGCTTCAAACAACACACAGCATGTTGACAAACAAACCCTCTGAGTTGCCATTGTAGACAACTGTATTGATTTTCATCCAATTTGACAATAAAAACTTCCTTGCTACCTTCATTTGTAACTTCGTACAACTTACCACTAACACATGAGCCAACTTTAAATGCACCAACCAACTTACACATCTTACCAATCAAAAGTTAGGGATTGAAGATTCTTCACAGAtaaaacaaaggaaaaagataaacaatgatgcaaaagttagggtttcaataaaataaagttagggtttcacTTTATTTTGATAGAAAAAGCTTCCAAAACACTCTATTTCATCATGCAAACACAGATCTAACAaaatcaaaagttagggtttcgaatcttCTTACCTGGACATCAATTTCTCCTTTCCAGTCGTTGTCATAGAAGATATATCCATGTTCaccttcaattgatttgattaatcATCAAACATACCAACTATCcaatcgattcaattgaatcgtcaaattttctcttttttttcttttttttcagaaacagaagagaaggaagaagaggctgaaaggaaaaatgagatttactttctctcactAGTTTAATATATATATTGTAGGGGTTTATAGTAATTTTATCCGTTTTTTTGACTTGGTAAACGACCGTGGACTCATTATGTGGGTCCAAGACGTCAAAATAGACAGTAAGGGCAGTTTAATAAGTTTTAAAAATATTGGGGCAATTTTTTAGTGGGTATTTTCGTATGAGGGTACTTTACCAAAATTCCCAAGGTCCAATTCCCCTCCTCCCCAGGGGACTTTAGGCCAATTTCTTTATGCAACACCACTTATAAACTCATATCGAAAATCTTAGCCCAAAGAATGAAACCATTGCTAAGTAAAATTATCTCCCTTTATCAATCTGCCTTCATCCCAGGAAGGCAGATAAATGATAACACTATGGTTGCTCATGAGATTATTCATAACATGAGAACTAGGAGAGACCTACAAGAATGGATGGGGTTGAAAATCGACATGTGgaaggcatttaaagatgtgaaaataagacaataaatggatgcctacagtgataacctgcaagtgcacagggtcaaattgtagtaatgtgtgcaagacagggtcattccacagggacttggggtgtattgaagcattcctaagctagttaatctaaatgcaatgagtgacaatgacacaatgaagcaaagagagcaaaacagggcctatacaaggtgagttaaaggtgacagtggcatatacaatggtatggtagtggcaatgtggtagtgataaatcaagacagttgcaaaccaaggcctaagccaagggaaatggcaggggagcaaaactacagatacaaaacagagaaacaacacaactaggttatgaatccaccttgtgacctagccagatagtgtaattctatgttaaatccctgtccctaatggagctaggtgaaggttcaagcctgcctatatTCCAGGgcgtacataaatggaatggaaagataaaaatcttgctcaactgtttactcctagcattgactgtcttttgacagcacaatcaatcacaagcacaattgagcactaatttcctcaatttctcaatcaattctatttacatgaattataacctaacattccaccactaacagtgacttaaggcatcatctcagcctagctatacacatacacatgtgagctcacataacagcaacaaaaaaaaacatttactaaacagagaactacaaactaacatgtgaactagaatgaaatgtgaattaaaacataaaacaaactgaattgaaacaagataaactaaaactgaatttggaattaaaaattaaaattaaatctacaaatacaaaacagggaagaaaaatctacccaagaggaactggctagtccagccctcatggggatacactggctagtccagagatcttggtggtgctctggctagtccaggcatgcccaaaatcaacacccaagtcccccaatttatacatgcaagtttcccccaaaaaatacccaaaatcagaaaactaggttttcatgaaaagtgaaattaggtctcacctaatctctgaatccaatcaattatcttcacccactcttcaatttcttctcctgcgtctcctgctactcccaattgattttctaacctaacttatttcatcatccccTAATCCCAGGGGTTCATAGAAAAATAGGGTTTGGAAATGATGAAAAAAGTTGATAGAAGGATGGTGAACGTGTTGATAATGATGGTTTATAGTGGTGGAGGTATGGAaggtgcagacggagttggtagtggtggcagaggcagagcaggtggtggtgatggcgtctgcagagggaagaagggagaagaagaagatgggttcgatggctagggtgtgtttgttttgtgggatataaacttaggtgctagggtgttgagcgaggataaggatttttgatgtttcgcgaagccgagccgtgggatgtggagatgatggatcgatctaacgacgagatagaaggaagcgaggagcgaccgttggatgcggaagtacaacgaaactgacggctcaagatgaagttaggtgctgtagtgttagacaggagcttcagactttgatgcacgacgatgaaacgaccgtaggatgctgagatgatccaatctgacggctgaagatgaaggcgtgtatggatattggaaatgggtttgggtaagggttttgggccttggatatgccaagcccatatcttctttaaggacaattcttcctcttcaagcccacttctagcctttgagtcttgcgcacaacattcttcgcggcttccttgcgggagtcttgaccgtttctttgctcttttcgctcaacaattcatccaagctttattta
This DNA window, taken from Papaver somniferum cultivar HN1 chromosome 3, ASM357369v1, whole genome shotgun sequence, encodes the following:
- the LOC113359888 gene encoding octanoyltransferase LIP2p, chloroplastic-like codes for the protein MAASGAPPTSIYAWKSNQSYCYTGISSFFLLFLLDIFANTIHFISLLKNHKYFVFFRCDYFDLSKELVPYEKAWSWQKLIVKKRQVLIEKNEDFADTLLILQHHPVYTLGTSSSEEYLKFDIKDAPYDIYRTERGGEVTYHGPGQLVMYPIINLRYHKTDLHWYLRALEEVVIRVLSSAFSIKGSRVEGLTGTWISEACCHRYSSLSLDYISWSST
- the LOC113357120 gene encoding BTB/POZ domain-containing protein At5g66560-like, with the protein product MATASEKKSTSKGQAWFCTTGLPSDIVIEIEDMTFHLHKFPLMSKSRKLHLLITEQETNNNSTSKQRKSSVTEDEKEEEDEEIMEQEMHQISLSEFPGGSETFEIAAKFCYGVKIDITSSNVALLHCAGEYLEMTEEYSQNNLISKTDRFLTETVLNHKNIKECLKTLKSCEKLTTMEEIHNQIGDRCIDSIAEKASLIDPSSLFGWPLIQNHESRHVSSQNQILWSGIQTGVNSTPNTNNRVMKADSWIEELGCLSLPLYQKLISAMKSRDLSSDIIEKSLISYAKKCIPGLSRSSRKQATSSSIASETEQKQLLETIVTFLPVEKSSSGSSAMTRFLFGLLRTAYILSASESCRTTLEKKIASQLEQATLDDLLIPSYSYLIETLYDVDCVDRILRCFIDDLEEEIESESGLGGDDNVGNASPTLSPVMLVGKLIDGYLSEIATDANLKPDKFIDLAMALPDRARLFDDGLYRAIDVYLKAHPSVTDEEREKISGVLDCQKLTLEACTHAAQNERLPLRAVVQVLFFEQLQLRQAIAGSLLATELNIGGSQVPQQDDEPARHSLLQLQRQSYQQHNEEDPNEDDKEEEEEGNGGRGGASVVAGAQNNNTWRVAVRENQVLRLDMDSMRSRVQELERECSSMKRTIQKIEKSGGSGGGGWRSSMTKKFGCKFKTQVCDSHEPTVVETRRSRHHRQSSS